In Nocardia yunnanensis, one DNA window encodes the following:
- a CDS encoding AAA family ATPase, whose product MNALYGREVEIGCIDTLLHDAEHGRSGTLAVIGEAGEGKTALLEHAARTAGPHWQVLRCTGVESESELLFAGLQSLLASLPGGSAALPIGQLPDNQADALRGAIGLAPPATPVDRFQVGLATLSLLAELSTAGPILCLIDDAQWLDRSSADALRFAARRLGSEGIVVLFAGRTGFTVPGVHTLLPTPLDTAAARRLLTDRWPALDTEAADRILVEAMGNPLALLELPSMDPDPLRMGPLPLPARLRGGFEHRIAGQPAAVRTVLLVVAAEETGELGLILRALAELGCADEDLAAAETSRMVTVDGGFVRFRHPLQRAAAYHSAAFTERRAVHAALAAVLCAEPDRRAWHLAAAAAGPDETIAAALEIAAGHARERSGYSAASTALERAARFTPEPRHRGARLTLAAEWAAEAGRAERALRLADAADALPLTAGFRARLGAVRAQLAFADCALRRAGELWTRAAGEIAESDPERAAVMLLEAGRAAFTRGELTGVRTARSRLAALPLPDAARPTLLAALDGPLSLAEGDLCVGIEIVRAGVARNRSQPLESPSVPLNLAGQAVLVGDVADSRELLTRLMEECRARGMIGWVPAACAFLGTAELMQGRLPEAGSVLDEGLRMARDIDQKTWVTHTQAVIALLAAARGDEQTCRELATRVLASGHEAFINTTHCEWALALLDLGLGHYEAALDRLERLHRIRDRARGQWVHLLRDLVEAAARLRRPDRAADAMIEIERWADATGSPFAEAIALRGRAALRDDGDAYEQALKLQAAEGLWYDHARTALLYGESLRRKRRRADARTHLRRAVEIFERVGAPLWAERARTELRATGESLDPAPAADLTAALTPQELQVVRLAAAGATNKEIAARLFLSPKTVGHHLYRAFPKLGVASRLELARLGLDRPADPE is encoded by the coding sequence ATGAACGCGTTGTACGGGCGGGAGGTGGAGATCGGGTGCATCGACACCCTGCTCCACGACGCCGAACACGGTCGCAGCGGCACCCTCGCGGTCATCGGCGAGGCGGGCGAGGGCAAGACCGCCCTGCTCGAGCACGCCGCCCGCACGGCCGGCCCGCACTGGCAGGTATTGCGTTGCACCGGTGTGGAATCGGAGTCGGAGCTGCTGTTCGCGGGCCTGCAGAGCCTGCTGGCGTCGCTTCCGGGCGGTAGCGCCGCGCTGCCGATCGGGCAGCTGCCGGACAATCAGGCCGACGCCTTGCGCGGCGCCATCGGGCTGGCGCCACCGGCCACGCCGGTGGACCGCTTCCAGGTCGGGCTGGCCACGCTGTCGCTGCTGGCCGAATTGTCCACGGCCGGACCGATACTGTGCCTGATCGACGATGCGCAGTGGCTGGATCGATCCTCGGCCGATGCCCTGCGCTTCGCGGCCCGGCGACTCGGGTCCGAGGGTATCGTCGTGCTCTTCGCGGGCCGCACCGGTTTCACCGTCCCCGGCGTGCACACCCTGCTGCCCACGCCGCTGGACACCGCGGCCGCGCGGAGACTGCTCACCGACCGCTGGCCCGCCCTGGACACCGAGGCCGCCGACCGCATTCTGGTCGAGGCCATGGGAAACCCGTTGGCGCTGCTGGAACTTCCGAGCATGGACCCCGATCCGCTGCGCATGGGTCCGCTGCCGCTGCCGGCGCGGCTGCGCGGCGGTTTCGAGCACCGTATCGCCGGCCAGCCCGCCGCGGTGCGCACCGTCCTGCTGGTGGTCGCGGCCGAGGAGACCGGCGAGCTGGGCCTGATCCTGCGCGCACTGGCCGAATTAGGTTGTGCCGACGAGGATCTCGCCGCCGCCGAGACCTCGCGCATGGTCACCGTCGACGGCGGTTTCGTGCGCTTCCGGCATCCGCTGCAACGCGCGGCCGCCTATCACAGCGCGGCCTTCACCGAGCGGCGCGCGGTCCACGCGGCCCTGGCGGCGGTGCTGTGCGCCGAACCGGACCGCCGGGCTTGGCATCTCGCGGCCGCCGCCGCGGGACCGGACGAAACCATCGCCGCCGCCTTGGAAATCGCGGCCGGGCACGCCCGGGAACGCTCCGGATACTCGGCGGCGTCCACCGCCCTGGAACGGGCGGCCAGGTTCACCCCCGAACCGCGCCACCGCGGGGCGCGGCTGACCCTCGCCGCCGAGTGGGCGGCCGAGGCGGGCCGCGCCGAACGGGCGCTGCGGCTGGCCGACGCGGCGGACGCGCTGCCGCTCACCGCCGGTTTCCGGGCGCGCCTCGGCGCGGTCCGCGCCCAGCTCGCCTTCGCCGACTGCGCGCTGCGCCGGGCGGGTGAACTGTGGACGCGGGCCGCCGGCGAGATCGCCGAGTCCGACCCCGAACGCGCCGCGGTCATGCTGCTCGAGGCCGGGCGCGCGGCCTTCACCCGGGGCGAGTTGACCGGTGTGCGTACGGCGCGGTCGCGGCTGGCCGCCTTACCATTGCCCGACGCGGCCCGCCCGACGCTGCTCGCCGCCTTGGACGGCCCACTGTCGCTCGCCGAAGGCGACCTCTGCGTCGGCATCGAGATAGTCCGCGCCGGCGTGGCTCGCAACCGGTCACAGCCGCTGGAGTCGCCGTCGGTGCCGTTGAATCTGGCCGGGCAGGCGGTGCTCGTCGGGGATGTCGCCGACTCCCGCGAGCTGCTGACGCGGTTGATGGAGGAGTGCCGGGCGCGCGGCATGATCGGTTGGGTGCCCGCCGCGTGCGCCTTCCTGGGCACCGCGGAACTCATGCAGGGCCGGCTGCCCGAAGCCGGGTCCGTGCTGGACGAGGGGCTGCGCATGGCCCGCGACATCGACCAGAAGACCTGGGTCACCCACACCCAGGCCGTGATCGCGTTGCTCGCGGCCGCACGCGGCGACGAGCAGACCTGCCGCGAACTGGCCACCCGCGTACTGGCCTCCGGTCACGAGGCCTTCATCAACACCACCCACTGCGAATGGGCGCTGGCCCTGCTGGATCTGGGCCTCGGCCACTACGAGGCCGCCTTGGATCGACTCGAGAGGCTGCACCGGATTCGAGATCGGGCCCGCGGGCAGTGGGTGCATCTGCTGCGCGATCTGGTCGAGGCCGCGGCCCGCCTGCGCCGGCCCGACCGCGCCGCCGACGCCATGATCGAGATCGAACGCTGGGCCGACGCCACCGGCTCCCCGTTCGCCGAGGCCATCGCGCTGCGCGGCCGCGCCGCCCTGCGCGACGACGGCGACGCCTACGAGCAGGCCCTGAAACTGCAAGCGGCCGAGGGACTCTGGTACGACCACGCCCGCACCGCGCTGCTTTACGGCGAATCGCTGCGCCGCAAACGCCGCCGCGCCGACGCCCGCACGCACCTGCGCCGAGCCGTCGAGATCTTCGAGCGGGTCGGCGCGCCGCTGTGGGCCGAGCGCGCCCGCACCGAGCTGCGCGCCACCGGCGAGAGTCTCGACCCGGCCCCCGCGGCCGATCTGACCGCCGCCCTCACCCCGCAGGAACTCCAGGTGGTGCGCCTGGCGGCGGCCGGCGCCACCAACAAGGAAATCGCGGCCCGGTTGTTCCTGAGCCCCAAAACCGTTGGCCACCACCTGTATCGAGCCTTCCCCAAGCTCGGCGTGGCCAGCCGGCTGGAGCTGGCGCGCCTGGGCCTGGACCGGCCCGCCGACCCAGAGTGA
- a CDS encoding flotillin family protein — MDVLVFVVVGAALLLLILAAILFRMAWRVAEPDEALIISGFRAGTGPGGSGDSMGFRIVTGRGCLVAPGLTKVRRISLEAHESQIVVPCVSRQKINLALTGVVMYKVGDDYASIANAARRFLDRPADELETKVQNVFVGHLRAIAGSMTVEDMISDQDKFSEQVRDRCSHEMESFGLVIDSFQIQSIASESNYIANLAVPHQVEVEQHARVARARAEREAIEQEQAAQAQVALAVRDTQIKKAGYQAEVDRATKQSQQQGPLAEATARQAVVEVATKVAQLEAQQKEQQLQVEVRKPADAEAYRQTTLATATRDARISQAEADAQETRLRAEAAAAQTKMQALAEAEAIKVRAAAQAEATRLNGQAEADAIQARGLAEAEATRARMAAEAAGIQQRAEAMSKNQEAVIAQQVAENLPEIVAAAAKPFEHVGQFTVLNGAQGVTSALAEIIQQAGTLTSMARESLLPALKPEPATNGEVKLTS; from the coding sequence GTGGACGTCCTGGTCTTCGTGGTGGTCGGGGCCGCACTCCTGCTGCTGATCCTGGCGGCGATTCTGTTTCGCATGGCCTGGCGGGTCGCCGAACCCGATGAGGCGCTGATCATCTCGGGCTTTCGAGCCGGGACCGGGCCGGGCGGGTCCGGCGACAGCATGGGATTTCGCATCGTCACCGGCCGCGGCTGTCTGGTGGCCCCCGGCCTGACCAAGGTGCGCCGAATCTCGTTGGAGGCGCACGAATCTCAGATCGTGGTGCCGTGCGTGAGCCGCCAGAAGATCAACCTGGCGCTGACCGGCGTGGTGATGTACAAGGTCGGCGACGACTACGCCTCCATCGCCAATGCCGCGCGCCGCTTTCTGGACCGGCCCGCCGACGAGCTGGAGACCAAGGTCCAGAACGTCTTCGTCGGTCACCTGCGCGCCATCGCGGGCTCGATGACCGTGGAGGACATGATCAGCGATCAGGACAAGTTCTCCGAGCAGGTGCGTGACCGCTGCTCGCACGAGATGGAATCCTTCGGCCTGGTCATCGACTCCTTCCAGATCCAGTCCATTGCCAGCGAGTCGAATTACATTGCCAACCTGGCGGTTCCGCACCAGGTGGAGGTCGAGCAGCACGCCCGCGTCGCGCGGGCGCGGGCCGAGCGGGAGGCCATCGAGCAGGAGCAGGCCGCGCAGGCGCAGGTGGCGCTGGCGGTCCGCGACACCCAGATCAAGAAGGCCGGCTACCAGGCCGAGGTGGACCGCGCGACCAAGCAATCGCAGCAGCAGGGCCCGCTCGCCGAGGCGACCGCCCGCCAGGCCGTGGTCGAAGTGGCGACCAAGGTCGCGCAGCTGGAGGCGCAGCAGAAGGAACAGCAGCTGCAGGTCGAGGTGCGCAAGCCCGCCGACGCCGAGGCGTACCGGCAGACCACCCTCGCCACCGCCACCCGCGACGCCCGCATCAGCCAGGCCGAGGCCGACGCCCAGGAGACCCGCCTGCGCGCGGAAGCCGCTGCGGCGCAGACGAAGATGCAGGCCCTCGCCGAGGCGGAGGCGATCAAGGTCCGGGCCGCCGCGCAGGCCGAGGCCACCCGCCTCAACGGTCAGGCCGAGGCCGATGCCATCCAGGCGCGCGGTCTGGCCGAGGCCGAGGCCACGCGGGCCCGGATGGCGGCCGAGGCGGCCGGCATCCAGCAGCGTGCCGAGGCCATGAGCAAGAACCAGGAGGCGGTGATCGCCCAGCAGGTCGCCGAGAACCTGCCGGAGATCGTGGCGGCCGCCGCCAAGCCGTTCGAGCATGTCGGCCAGTTCACGGTGCTCAATGGCGCGCAGGGTGTCACCTCGGCGCTGGCCGAGATCATCCAGCAGGCGGGCACTCTCACCTCGATGGCCCGCGAATCGCTGCTCCCGGCGCTCAAACCGGAGCCGGCCACCAACGGCGAGGTGAAGCTGACCTCGTAG
- a CDS encoding ADP-ribosylglycohydrolase family protein has protein sequence MHADLMFDALNGLSVGDAVGAEFPVLRRPLGELATGDLPPGRWEWTDDTEMAATVAAELFEHGRIDQDRLAAAFAERFDQRRDYGFMTVDTLGRIRRGAPWREVTAAAFGGQGSCGNGAAMRVAPLGAYFAGQPETVVAQAILSAQVTHAHPEGVQGAVAAAVAAATAAQARLDGIRPTPAQFITTVLDRLDGGETARLIHRARALLGASLEQAAEELGTGIRVTAQDTVPFALWVAATYLADYRAAIATCVAAGGDTDTTAAIVGGIVAAYTAGPPAPWLAAREPLPVWLEQSRHRPAPASPGRLRRWFTSR, from the coding sequence ATGCACGCTGACCTGATGTTCGACGCACTGAACGGACTGTCCGTGGGCGACGCGGTGGGGGCCGAGTTCCCCGTCCTGCGCCGGCCCCTGGGCGAACTCGCGACCGGTGATCTCCCGCCGGGCCGGTGGGAGTGGACCGACGATACCGAAATGGCGGCCACGGTGGCCGCCGAGCTGTTCGAGCACGGCCGGATCGATCAGGATCGGCTGGCCGCCGCCTTCGCCGAACGTTTCGACCAGCGGCGCGATTACGGGTTCATGACCGTGGACACGCTGGGGCGAATCCGGCGCGGCGCACCCTGGCGGGAGGTGACCGCGGCCGCGTTCGGCGGCCAGGGTTCGTGCGGCAACGGCGCGGCCATGCGGGTCGCGCCGCTGGGTGCCTACTTCGCCGGGCAGCCGGAAACGGTTGTGGCCCAGGCGATTCTGTCCGCGCAGGTGACACACGCCCACCCCGAAGGCGTGCAGGGTGCGGTCGCGGCGGCCGTGGCGGCCGCCACGGCCGCGCAGGCTCGGCTGGACGGAATCCGTCCCACGCCTGCGCAATTCATCACCACCGTGCTCGACCGGCTCGACGGCGGCGAGACGGCTCGGCTGATCCATCGGGCCCGCGCCCTGCTCGGCGCCTCGCTCGAACAGGCCGCCGAGGAACTCGGCACCGGTATCCGCGTCACCGCCCAGGACACCGTGCCCTTCGCATTGTGGGTCGCCGCAACATATCTCGCCGATTACCGCGCCGCCATCGCCACCTGTGTCGCCGCCGGCGGCGACACCGACACCACCGCGGCCATCGTCGGCGGGATCGTCGCCGCCTACACTGCCGGGCCGCCCGCCCCGTGGCTCGCCGCCCGGGAACCACTGCCGGTCTGGCTCGAACAATCCCGGCATCGCCCCGCACCGGCGTCCCCGGGCCGACTGCGCCGCTGGTTCACGTCCCGATAG
- a CDS encoding LysR family transcriptional regulator produces the protein MELREIEIFLTLAEELHFGRTAERLHVSPARISQAIKKQERSVGADLFERTSRTVKLTALGEQLRDDLRPLYRGLHDSVARVRVAAQSKAAVLTVGTVNFNAYELRAFWNAFKARYPQWSVRIRHNGFTDPYGALRDGRVDAVVTWLPVEEPDLVVGPVLFTETRSMIVPIEHELAERDTVSLEELGNYPALGAGPGVPEYWENEYVPFYTPSGRPVEKVLVTTGQEETMAAVGHDGVIHSRGAHVSRYTNRPDIVSIPIHDATPLYWVLVWRADRENAGIRGLAEVVRELGTATL, from the coding sequence ATGGAACTACGCGAAATCGAGATTTTCCTGACGCTGGCCGAGGAACTGCATTTCGGCCGCACCGCGGAACGGCTGCACGTGTCGCCCGCGCGCATCAGCCAGGCGATCAAGAAGCAGGAACGCAGCGTTGGGGCTGATTTGTTCGAACGCACCAGTCGCACGGTCAAATTGACGGCGCTGGGGGAACAGCTGCGTGACGATCTGCGGCCACTGTATCGCGGTTTGCACGACAGCGTGGCCCGCGTGCGGGTCGCGGCGCAGAGCAAGGCCGCCGTCCTGACCGTCGGCACGGTCAACTTCAACGCGTATGAACTGCGGGCCTTCTGGAATGCGTTCAAGGCGCGATATCCGCAGTGGAGCGTGCGAATTCGGCACAATGGATTCACCGACCCCTACGGCGCGCTGCGGGACGGCCGGGTCGACGCGGTGGTCACCTGGCTGCCCGTGGAGGAACCCGATCTCGTCGTCGGTCCGGTGCTGTTCACCGAGACGCGCTCCATGATCGTGCCGATCGAGCACGAATTGGCCGAGCGCGACACCGTTTCCCTCGAGGAGCTGGGCAACTATCCGGCGCTGGGCGCCGGTCCCGGGGTGCCCGAGTACTGGGAGAACGAGTACGTGCCGTTCTATACGCCCTCGGGCCGGCCGGTGGAGAAGGTGCTGGTCACCACCGGGCAGGAGGAGACCATGGCCGCCGTGGGACACGACGGGGTGATCCACAGCCGCGGCGCGCATGTGAGCCGGTACACGAACCGGCCCGATATCGTCTCGATTCCGATTCACGATGCCACGCCGCTGTATTGGGTGCTGGTATGGCGGGCCGACCGGGAGAACGCGGGTATTCGCGGGCTGGCCGAGGTCGTTCGCGAATTGGGCACGGCGACACTGTGA
- a CDS encoding LysR family transcriptional regulator, whose amino-acid sequence MELRDIEIFLTLAEELHFGRTAERLHVSTARVSQAIKKQERAVGADLFERTSRSVRLTVVGEQLRRDLRPLFHGMHESMQRARLAARGKTGVLRVGATNSNNFELRPFWEAFRSRYPQWDLTLHFVNFVQPFVGLRNGEIDVLLTWLPIEEPDLTVGPIVFTEGRHLITALDNELAQEKSVSFEVLANHLTPTAGPAAPDYWEDSLIPFYTPRGRPLEKAVTVTSSEQILNEAAQGRILHANPRHVARFNFRPDLAYVPIHDLPDLRFGLVWRSEAEDERIRALAAVVRDVGTARL is encoded by the coding sequence GTGGAACTCCGGGACATCGAGATCTTCCTGACTCTCGCGGAGGAATTGCATTTCGGGCGCACGGCCGAACGGTTGCACGTGTCGACGGCCCGGGTGAGCCAGGCGATCAAGAAGCAGGAGCGCGCCGTCGGGGCGGATCTGTTCGAACGCACCAGTCGCAGTGTGCGATTGACCGTCGTCGGGGAGCAGCTGCGGCGCGACCTGCGGCCGCTGTTTCACGGAATGCACGAGAGTATGCAGCGAGCGCGGCTGGCGGCGCGCGGCAAGACCGGCGTGCTGCGGGTGGGCGCCACCAATTCGAACAACTTCGAGCTGCGGCCCTTCTGGGAGGCGTTCCGCAGCCGATATCCGCAGTGGGATCTGACGCTGCACTTCGTGAACTTCGTGCAGCCGTTCGTCGGACTGCGCAACGGCGAGATCGATGTGCTGTTGACGTGGCTGCCGATCGAGGAGCCCGATCTCACCGTCGGACCCATCGTGTTCACCGAGGGCCGCCACCTCATCACCGCGCTGGACAATGAACTGGCACAGGAGAAGTCGGTATCCTTCGAGGTGCTGGCCAATCACCTCACGCCCACCGCGGGTCCCGCCGCACCCGACTACTGGGAAGACTCGCTGATCCCGTTCTACACCCCGCGGGGCAGGCCCCTGGAGAAGGCCGTCACCGTCACCAGCAGCGAGCAGATCCTCAACGAGGCCGCCCAGGGCCGTATTCTGCACGCGAACCCGAGGCATGTGGCCCGCTTCAACTTCCGGCCCGACCTCGCCTACGTGCCCATCCACGATCTGCCCGATCTGCGCTTCGGCCTGGTCTGGCGTTCGGAGGCCGAGGACGAGCGTATTCGGGCGCTCGCGGCCGTCGTCAGGGATGTCGGCACCGCGCGACTGTGA
- a CDS encoding VOC family protein: MKILGAEITLTVTDPTESSRFFCTHLGFRESMAGAEFVCLERDDADVTIVLARRDPEMPPPVAGPGPTGVLVSFDVADLAAEQHRLLDEGAALAAPLHREPAGRWLLRLTDPNRVEVQLTQWAPPAGL; this comes from the coding sequence ATGAAGATCCTCGGCGCGGAGATCACCCTGACCGTCACCGACCCCACGGAATCCAGCCGGTTCTTCTGCACCCACCTCGGCTTCCGGGAGTCGATGGCGGGCGCGGAGTTCGTCTGTCTCGAACGCGACGACGCCGACGTGACGATCGTGCTGGCACGCCGCGATCCGGAAATGCCGCCGCCGGTGGCGGGACCCGGACCGACCGGGGTGCTGGTCTCGTTCGACGTCGCCGACCTCGCCGCCGAACAGCACCGGTTGCTGGACGAGGGCGCCGCCCTCGCCGCACCCCTGCACCGCGAACCCGCCGGCCGCTGGCTGCTGCGGCTGACCGATCCCAACCGGGTGGAGGTGCAGCTGACGCAATGGGCGCCACCCGCCGGACTCTGA